Proteins encoded within one genomic window of Formosa agariphila KMM 3901:
- a CDS encoding glycosyltransferase family 4 protein — MEKKRILIVASHSGSLIHFRGDFIENLVKNDFEVYTAAPDYPIEIKEKLITLGATPIAFKLQRTGLNPFNDLKSISELKSIIKNNNIDLVFPYTVKPVIYSSIAANSCNIPVISLITGLGFAFTGLTFKARTLQRLNEFLYKISIRKNKVIVFQNKDDYQLFLDRKILSKDNKVDFVSGSGVNLNRYEYRVNNNLSDKISFLLVARLIKEKGIELYIEAAKVLKQKYPNAEFHIIGEPDQSPSAIKLENLLTLNKEGIIVYHGKQNNVPDHLYKRDVFVLPTYYREGIPRSILEALSVGLPIITTNTPGCKETIKKDFNGVLIKPNNLDELINSMEFFIINPHKVKEMGVNSRTYAEERFDVEIINNDLTSLIKNEIYG; from the coding sequence ATGGAAAAAAAAAGAATTCTAATAGTGGCTTCACATTCAGGTTCACTAATTCATTTTAGAGGTGATTTTATTGAAAATTTGGTCAAGAATGATTTCGAAGTTTATACTGCAGCACCAGATTACCCCATAGAGATTAAAGAAAAACTCATTACTTTAGGAGCAACTCCTATAGCGTTCAAATTACAACGTACAGGACTAAATCCTTTCAATGATTTAAAATCGATATCTGAATTAAAGTCGATTATTAAAAATAACAATATAGATTTAGTATTTCCTTATACAGTTAAGCCTGTTATTTATAGTTCAATTGCTGCAAATTCTTGTAACATACCTGTAATATCTTTAATTACTGGATTAGGATTTGCTTTTACAGGTTTAACTTTTAAAGCTCGAACATTACAAAGGCTTAATGAGTTTTTATATAAAATTTCTATAAGAAAGAACAAGGTGATTGTATTTCAAAACAAAGATGATTATCAATTATTTTTGGATAGAAAAATATTATCAAAAGACAATAAGGTAGATTTTGTAAGTGGTTCTGGAGTTAATTTAAATAGATATGAATACAGAGTTAATAATAATTTATCTGATAAAATAAGTTTTCTTTTAGTAGCTCGATTAATAAAAGAAAAAGGAATTGAATTATATATTGAAGCTGCTAAAGTATTAAAACAAAAATATCCTAATGCAGAATTCCATATTATAGGAGAACCTGATCAATCACCTTCTGCAATCAAATTAGAAAATTTACTTACTTTAAATAAGGAAGGGATAATCGTTTATCACGGAAAACAAAACAATGTTCCTGATCATCTTTACAAAAGAGATGTATTTGTATTACCAACATACTATAGGGAAGGTATACCTCGCTCTATTCTTGAAGCCTTATCTGTAGGATTACCTATAATAACAACAAACACACCTGGTTGTAAGGAAACCATAAAAAAGGACTTTAATGGTGTTTTAATAAAACCAAATAATCTAGATGAATTGATTAATTCCATGGAATTTTTTATTATAAATCCACACAAAGTCAAAGAAATGGGAGTAAACAGCCGTACTTATGCGGAAGAAAGATTTGATGTTGAAATTATTAATAACGACCTAACTTCCTTAATTAAAAATGAGATTTATGGTTAG
- a CDS encoding glycosyltransferase, with product MTVVHINIGLGGGGAEHIILELAEKGNKNGIKNIVISLSSINQIEHKFKKADIETHFLNINSISNLKSSLNQINNILKPLDQVVFHCHMFHGLMFGILYSLFHKKTPIVFTLHNTLVRLPYRRYLLYISKHLRKFDINFSKDGERWYLKPITVIANGVDFNKFVISKQRSYNVNEKFVFLFIGRIQEQKNPLFLVDLVTKLLKEGKSNFEIQVAGDGNLKGELEELVTLKNYDKYIKLLGFQNNVKQLLETSHCIIMPSLWEGLPVTLIEASTTLLPIITTPVGSIPEYFNDENSYVSELDSFHLHMIQVMEDYDGALIKAKVLYKDNKSIFDINEVYKKHEILYRECLQ from the coding sequence ATGACAGTAGTACATATTAATATTGGTTTAGGAGGTGGAGGTGCAGAACACATTATTTTGGAATTAGCAGAAAAGGGTAATAAAAATGGCATTAAAAATATTGTCATTTCTTTGTCTAGTATTAACCAAATTGAACATAAATTCAAAAAAGCAGATATAGAAACACATTTTCTTAACATAAACTCTATTTCTAATCTAAAATCGAGTTTAAATCAAATTAACAACATCCTTAAGCCTTTAGACCAAGTTGTATTTCATTGCCATATGTTTCATGGATTAATGTTCGGGATTTTGTACAGTCTATTTCACAAAAAAACACCTATAGTTTTTACACTACATAATACCTTAGTTAGATTACCATATAGACGTTATCTTCTATATATATCAAAACACCTTAGAAAATTTGATATTAATTTTAGTAAAGATGGTGAAAGATGGTATTTAAAACCCATTACCGTTATAGCCAATGGTGTAGATTTTAATAAATTTGTAATATCGAAACAAAGGTCGTATAATGTAAATGAAAAATTTGTTTTTCTGTTCATTGGTAGAATTCAAGAACAAAAGAATCCTCTTTTTTTAGTTGATTTAGTAACAAAGTTATTAAAGGAAGGCAAGTCAAATTTTGAAATTCAAGTTGCGGGCGATGGAAATTTAAAAGGTGAACTAGAGGAGTTAGTTACATTAAAAAATTATGATAAATATATTAAACTTTTAGGGTTTCAAAATAATGTGAAACAATTATTAGAAACATCTCATTGCATTATTATGCCATCATTATGGGAAGGTTTACCTGTAACGCTAATTGAAGCATCTACTACGTTATTACCTATAATAACAACCCCCGTTGGTAGTATACCGGAATATTTTAATGATGAGAATAGTTATGTAAGTGAATTAGATAGTTTTCACCTTCATATGATTCAAGTAATGGAAGATTATGATGGAGCTTTAATAAAAGCAAAAGTGTTGTATAAAGATAATAAATCAATTTTTGATATAAATGAGGTGTACAAAAAGCATGAAATATTATATCGAGAGTGTTTACAATAA
- a CDS encoding glycosyltransferase codes for MNHKLNVLFVLPSLSAGGAQRVMSFVSRNINKEKFNTTLLIAGSSIDTAYDISGVKVIYLNKTRLLTALPSIMQHIRKLKPQVVISSISHTNLAMSMISPLFKKTKFIGREATILSENNKEANSRRWSPIHLVSNKFKNLDVLLCQSKDMAEDMILNYQVPKEKISIINNPISNLPPIKTISKTTKTKKFITVGRLSEVKGHLRLLEILAQLNYPFKYTIIGEGEYKNLIFEKAKELSILDNIEYIPFTNEVNAYLSKNDMFLQGSFVEGFPNALLESCVVGTPVIAFNVPGGTREIVENNVNGFLVENEIEFLQKLSDNRIWNPKEIRESVYKKFNEGKIIKQYEDLITKTAKQIS; via the coding sequence ATGAATCATAAATTAAATGTACTTTTTGTATTACCTTCTCTTTCTGCAGGAGGAGCTCAAAGAGTTATGTCATTTGTTTCAAGAAATATTAATAAAGAGAAATTTAATACAACACTATTAATTGCTGGCTCTTCTATCGATACGGCATATGACATTAGTGGTGTAAAAGTAATTTATTTAAATAAAACGAGACTTCTCACCGCATTGCCTTCTATAATGCAACATATTAGAAAATTGAAACCACAGGTTGTAATAAGCTCTATTTCGCATACAAATTTAGCAATGTCAATGATTTCTCCATTATTTAAAAAAACAAAATTTATTGGAAGAGAAGCTACTATATTAAGTGAAAATAATAAAGAAGCAAATTCTAGGAGATGGTCTCCAATTCATCTTGTTTCTAATAAATTCAAAAATTTAGATGTGCTTCTTTGTCAATCTAAAGATATGGCAGAGGATATGATTCTTAACTATCAAGTGCCTAAGGAAAAAATAAGTATTATTAATAATCCAATTTCAAACTTACCACCTATAAAAACAATAAGCAAAACAACTAAAACGAAAAAATTTATAACTGTAGGTAGATTATCTGAAGTAAAAGGACATTTAAGATTATTAGAAATATTAGCGCAACTTAATTACCCTTTTAAATATACTATTATTGGTGAAGGAGAATACAAAAATCTTATTTTCGAAAAAGCTAAAGAATTGTCTATTTTAGACAATATAGAATATATACCCTTTACGAATGAAGTAAATGCATATTTATCTAAAAATGACATGTTTTTACAAGGCTCCTTTGTGGAAGGGTTTCCTAATGCTCTATTAGAAAGCTGTGTAGTTGGCACACCTGTTATAGCCTTTAATGTCCCTGGTGGTACTAGAGAAATTGTTGAAAATAATGTTAATGGATTTCTAGTAGAAAATGAAATTGAATTTTTGCAAAAACTTTCTGATAATCGGATTTGGAATCCAAAAGAAATAAGAGAATCAGTGTATAAAAAATTTAATGAAGGTAAGATTATTAAGCAATATGAGGATCTAATCACTAAAACTGCGAAACAAATTAGCTAA